The nucleotide sequence CCCAGTCCGTCGCATGTGCCGCAGGCACCGGCCGGGTTATTGAAGGAAAACAGGCGCGGTTCCAGCTCACGCATGCTGTAGCCGCAATGCGGGCAGGCGAAGTTGGCTGAGAAAATCAGCTCGGCCATGTCATTGTCGTCCATGGCGCTGACGACCACAGTACCGCCAGACAGCTCCAGCGCGGTTTCAAAGGATTCAGCCAGCCGCTGCTGCAGGTCATCACGCACTTTAAAGCGATCCACCACTACTTCTATGGTGTGCTTTTTGTGTAATTCCAGCGTCGGTGGATCGGACAGATCGCAGACTTCACCGTCGATCCGGGCCCGAATATAGCCTTGCGCCGACAGGTTGGCTAAGGTTTTCAGGTGCTCGCCTTTCCGTTCTTTGACGATAGGCGCCAGCAGCATCAGTTTGCTGCCTGCCGGCAGTGCCAGCACTTTATCGACCATCTGGCTGACGGTTTGCGCAGCGAGGGGCACATCGTGCGTCGGACAGCGCGGTTCGCCGACACGGGCATACAGCAAGCGCAGGTAGTCATGGATTTCGGTAATGGTGCCGACCGTCGAGCGCGGGTTGTGTGAGGTTGATTTCTGCTCAATCGAGATGGCAGGCGACAGGCCTTCAATGTGGTCGACGTCGGGTTTTTCCATCAGCGACAGAAACTGGCGGGCGTAGGCCGACAGGGATTCGACGTAACGGCGCTGACCTTCGGCATACAGGGTGTCGAATGCCAGAGAAGACTTACCGGAACCTGATAAACCTGTGATCACAATCAGTTTATCCCGGGGGATCGTCAGGTTAATGTTTTTAAGGTTGTGGGTGCGCGCACCCCTGACTTCGATCTTATCCATAGTTGCAGTCATCAGCACTTGAATCAATAGGATTGGCATTATTGCATAGCCCTGAGGGGCTTAAAAGACTTGACTGTACAAAAACACAGTGTTTTGATCGTCTTTTATGCGTCCGGTCAAGACACGGGAAGCATGACGTAGCCCGATGACTCGGAGGGCAGCCCATGTTAAACTCGGCGATTAAGTATAAACTTTGAATGAGTGAAGGGTGTCATGATTGGCAGCCTCAACAGCGAAAACCTGGAGTGAACTATGGCCAGTCGTGGCGTGAATAAAGTTATCCTGGTAGGTAACTTAGGCAATGATCCTGAAATCCGTTATATGCCAAACGGCGGTGCAGTAGCGAATATTACTATCGCTACCTCTGAAACATGGCGTGACAAAGCGACCGGCGAGCAGCGAGAAAAAACGGAATGGCACCGTGTTGTTCTGTTTGGCAAGCTGGCAGAAGTGGCAGGTGAGTACTTGCGTAAAGGCTCTCAAGTTTACATTGAAGGTCAGCTGCAAACTCGTAAGTGGCAGGACCAGAGTGGCCAGGATCGTTACAGCACTGAAGTGGTTGTTCAGGGTTATAACGGCATCATGCAAATGCTGGGTGGCCGTGCCGGTGGCCAGGGCCAGGGTGCGCCGATGGGGGGCCAGCAGCAGCAGGGCGGTTGGGGACAACCTCAGCAACCGGCTCAGCAGTCACAACAGCAAAACTATGCGCCTCAGCAGCAGTCTGCGCCGAAGCAAGCCCAGCCGCAGTACAATGAGCCGCCAATGGATTTTGACGACGATATTCCGTTCTGATCCTGGCATACGGTCATTAAAAAAAGCAGCGTTGAACGCTGCTTTTTTATTGCCTGATACCCAGTAACCTTACTGTGCTGGTCACAGATAGTGTGAACTGGCTGACTGAACAGTCTGGCCGGGCGAGGCTTTCTGTTTAATAAAATCAATAAACAGCTTGGTTTTGGTGTGATTGTAATTGAGCTTAGGGTAGTAGGCGTAGGCGGCATTTAACGGCTGCTTCAGCTCTGGCAAGACAGGGATCAGTAAGCCATTGCTGAGCTCGCGTTTGACCGTATTCTCACCCACCAGAATTAACCCCATACCAGCCACCGCCGCGGCGACCAGTGCTTCCGGGTTCTGGGTGGTAAAATTGCCCCGCAGACGTAAGCGGCGGTTATTTTCAAAGACATGTTCCTGCTCATGACCATGACTGCCGAATAACAGGCAGTTGTGCAGCGCCAGTTGCTCCGGGGTTTCGATCACGGGCCTGTCTTCGAGGTAACTGGGCGAGGCATAGAAACCCGCCTGAAAACTGAAGAGTTTGGTGGCAATATAGCTGGTGGAGTTGAAGTCGGTCAGTTCGCGGCTGATAAAGACATCCAGGTTGAGATCCGGCAGCTGCCCCGGAGTCACTGTGTGCAGCTCTACCTGGATATTGGGATAAGTCTGTAAGAACTCGGCCAGATAATGCACCAGCACCCGGCTGCCCGTTGCCAGTGGGGCGCCGATACGCAGTACGCCCTGAACTTCACTGTAGGTGGAGGTGGTTTCTGCCAGTATCTGTTGCCAGTCATCAAGTAAATGGACACTGCGCCGATAAAAC is from Photobacterium sp. TLY01 and encodes:
- a CDS encoding single-stranded DNA-binding protein, which translates into the protein MASRGVNKVILVGNLGNDPEIRYMPNGGAVANITIATSETWRDKATGEQREKTEWHRVVLFGKLAEVAGEYLRKGSQVYIEGQLQTRKWQDQSGQDRYSTEVVVQGYNGIMQMLGGRAGGQGQGAPMGGQQQQGGWGQPQQPAQQSQQQNYAPQQQSAPKQAQPQYNEPPMDFDDDIPF
- a CDS encoding LysR family transcriptional regulator, translating into MDWITCTKSFVAVVEQGSLAQAASALNTSSSALSKRLSWLEKQLGVQLLKRTTRNLTVTDAGKVFYRRSVHLLDDWQQILAETTSTYSEVQGVLRIGAPLATGSRVLVHYLAEFLQTYPNIQVELHTVTPGQLPDLNLDVFISRELTDFNSTSYIATKLFSFQAGFYASPSYLEDRPVIETPEQLALHNCLLFGSHGHEQEHVFENNRRLRLRGNFTTQNPEALVAAAVAGMGLILVGENTVKRELSNGLLIPVLPELKQPLNAAYAYYPKLNYNHTKTKLFIDFIKQKASPGQTVQSASSHYL